The sequence below is a genomic window from Atribacterota bacterium.
TGCCATAAATTTAATAAAAAGTTTGATGATATTGGTACTTAAGAATAAACAAAAGGATTGACTGACTTGTTTAATTAATTTTTACAAGTTTACCTTCTTTTTCAGATTGATAGACACTCTTTATTATCTGGAGAGCAATTCGGCCGTCTTCCCCTTGAGCACCTTTCTCAATTTCTTTATCTAACTTGACACAATCAACAAAG
It includes:
- a CDS encoding Gfo/Idh/MocA family oxidoreductase — translated: SPILVYSPVGYEYAIEKADTTKGWTFPAVDEEHSLGYVNEINHFVDCVKLDKEIEKGAQGEDGRIALQIIKSVYQSEKEGKLVKIN